In one window of Solanum pennellii chromosome 2, SPENNV200 DNA:
- the LOC107011788 gene encoding vacuolar protein 8: MKSIMSTLPENAEILVGSSAGKSRIRRVNEFISSLISLSYSIKVFPVKWQSIRNKLEELLSSLSAIENCDSTENYPPLCSSLQAITATLKNCHELSRHCVEFSYSGKLLMQSDLDIVSTKLDNHIKSISEIYSLGLLTQSSAIIVPKPNLGASRDDIKFYIRDLLSRVKIGSSEMKKQGLIALNEIIQEDDRYVKVAIEIDNLVSVLVSFLDLQEDNLQEESAKALSVIAGFQSFRSCLISAGIISPLIRVLECGIGLSKEFATRCLQKLTENSDNAWSISAHGGVTVLLKICIEGDSLVSSVCGVLKNLVGVEEIKRFMIEEGAVPVFIKLARCKDEVTQISSIDFLQTMASGDESTRQMIMKEGGIRALSRVLDPKSSSSSKAREMSLRGIVNLCFTSVNSVNNLLNYGFMDHILYFLRHGDGSLQELALKAAFWLCGTSDEAKKLMGDAGFMPELVKFLDSKSFEVREMAAETLSSMVIVPRNQKRFGQNDQNVGLLLQMLDPEEANFGNKKLLLSILMSLTSCNSARKKIANSGYLINIEKLAEAEVSDAKKIVRKLSSNRFRSILSGMWHS, encoded by the coding sequence ATGAAATCCATCATGTCTACTCTACCGGAAAATGCAGAAATTCTAGTTGGGTCATCCGCCGGAAAATCAAGAATCCGGCGAGTTAATGAGTTCATTTCTTCACTTATATCTCTTTCGTATTCAATCAAAGTTTTCCCTGTGAAATGGCAATCGATACGAAACAAGCTTGAAGAGCTTCTTTCGAGTTTATCTGCTATTGAGAATTGTGATTCCACAGAAAACTACCCTCCACTCTGTAGCTCCCTTCAGGCCATTACAGCTACCCTCAAGAACTGCCATGAACTTTCTCGGCATTgtgttgagttttcttatagtGGGAAACTGCTGATGCAGAGTGATCTTGATATAGTTTCTACAAAATTAGACAATCATATAAAGAGTATTTCTGAGATTTACTCTCTTGGTTTGCTTACTCAAAGCTCTGCCATTATTGTTCCAAAGCCCAATCTTGGAGCTTCTCGTGATGATATCAAGTTTTATATTAGGGATTTGTTGTCAAGGGTCAAGATTGGGTCTTCAGAGATGAAGAAACAAGGGTTGATTGCTTTGAATGAAATTATTCAAGAAGATGATAGGTATGTTAAAGTTGCAATTGAAATTGATAATCTTGTTTCTGTGTTAGTGAGTTTTCTTGATTTGCAAGAAGATAATCTTCAAGAAGAATCAGCTAAGGCATTATCTGTAATAGCAGGGTTTCAATCTTTTAGAAGTTGTTTGATTTCTGCTGGAATAATTTCCCCTTTGATTAGAGTTTTGGAGTGTGGGATTGGGTTGAGTAAAGAATTTGCCACCAGGTGTTTGCAAAAGCTCACAGAGAACTCAGATAATGCATGGTCAATTTCAGCTCATGGTGGGGTTACTGTTTTGTTGAAGATATGTATAGAGGGTGATTCTTTGGTTAGTTCAGTTTGTGGGGTGTTGAAAAATCTTGTTGGGGTTGAAGAAATCAAGAGATTTATGATTGAGGAAGGTGCAGTTCCAGTATTTATCAAGCTTGCAAGGTGTAAAGATGAGGTTACACAGATCAGTTCAATTGATTTTCTACAAACTATGGCTTCTGGGGATGAATCAACTAGGCAGATGATCATGAAGGAAGGTGGAATAAGAGCTTTATCTCGTGTTTTGGATCCGAAATCATCGTCCTCATCTAAAGCAAGGGAAATGTCCTTAAGAGGGATTGTGAATCTGTGTTTTACATCAGTAAATTCAGTGAACAACCtgttgaattatggattcatgGATCACATTCTGTATTTTCTTCGACACGGGGATGGTTCTCTTCAAGAATTAGCCTTAAAGGCAGCATTTTGGTTATGTGGAACATCAGATGAAGCCAAGAAGCTAATGGGGGATGCTGGATTTATGCCTGAGTTAGTGAAGTTTCTTGATTCAAAGTCATTTGAGGTTAGAGAAATGGCAGCTGAAACACTATCAAGTATGGTGATTGTACCAAGAAACCAAAAGAGATTTGGACAGAATGATCAAAATGTTGGTTTGCTGCTGCAAATGCTTGATCCAGAAGAGGCAAATTTTGGCAACAAAAAGCTGTTGCTTTCTATACTCATGTCATTAACAAGTTGCAATAGTGCCAGAAAGAAAATTGCAAACTCAGGGTATCTGATAAACATTGAAAAGTTAGCTGAGGCTGAAGTTTCAGATGCAAAAAAGATAGTCAGAAAATTGTCTTCCAATAGATTCAGAAGCATTCTCAGTGGAATGTGGCATTCATAA
- the LOC107011744 gene encoding multiple organellar RNA editing factor 1, mitochondrial-like, translating into MALYTSRLRRALPLSSSIFAQTFHQPNLISPIASLSQSSSTQSNLSKLNRFDFPSQWRLFRSSTISLSSRSRSFDRNPADDEIGPDTILFEGCDYEHWLIVIDFPKDTQLTREEMIETYVQTAAKVFGSVEEAKKKIYALSTTTYRGFQVLCSEDTSKKFEGLPGVVFVLPDSYIDPVNKEYGGDKYNNGEIIERPPPPQFQRQGSRPRRGPQYQQGNYRPPQQNYGPAQGHPPQQNYGAAQGPPPQQNYNAPQGPPPQQNYGPPRYPPPQQNYGSRQYAPPPQQNYRQPQDPSPQQNYERPQNPQPNQSYGVPQSIPSQWNHGHQPKFVPQQIYGPQGAGDHRGPAPPDSNLDAWDNSQVGWGDSIRSPFPRRDQRGGAPPEQGGFGGVQHYGSQQDGSSEQQTFGDQPLRYGPPFGQNNPRPGGNQNFPPIEQQGNMQGGEQRTYASSGTMGTDQERY; encoded by the exons ATGGCGCTGTATACTTCACGTCTCCGGCGAGCTCTCCCtctttcctcttcaatttttgCTCAAACTTTCCATCAACCAAATCTCATTTCTCCAATTGCATCACTCTCCCAAAGTTCGTCTACCCAAAGCAATTTGTCTAAGCTTAACCGCTTCGATTTTCCGTCCCAATGGAGACTATTTAGGTCTTCTACAATATCGCTGTCCTCGAGGTCTCGATCATTTGACCGAAATCCAGCTGACGATGAAATAGGTCCAGACACAATCCTCTTCGAAGGATGCGATTATGAGCATTGGCTGATTGTGATTGATTTTCCTAAAGATACTCAACTTACGAGGGAAGAGATGATTGAGACTTATGTGCAGACTGCTGCTAAGGTCTTCGGGAG TGTGGAAGAGGCCAAGAAAAAGATTTATGCCTTAAGCACAACAACTTACCGAGGTTTTCAGGTCTTGTGTTCAGAGGACACATCGAAGAAGTTTGAAG GTCTCCCAGGAGTTGTGTTTGTACTGCCTGATTCCTATATTGATCCAGTAAACAAGGAATATGGAG GTGACAAGTATAATAACGGAGAAATCATTGAGAGACCACCTCCTCCACAGTTTCAAAGACAAGGTAGCAGGCCTCGAAGAGGCCCACAGTATCAACAAGGCAATTATCGCCCTCCTCAGCAGAACTATGGGCCAGCACAGGGTCATCCACCACAGCAGAATTATGGTGCAGCACAGGGTCCTCCACCACAGCAGAATTATAACGCGCCACAGGGTCCTCCACCCCAGCAGAACTATGGCCCACCAAGGTATCCTCCACCGCAACAGAACTATGGCTCACGACAGTATGCTCCGCCACCTCAACAGAACTACAGACAACCACAGGATCCTTCTCCACAGCAGAATTATGAGCGGCCACAGAATCCTCAGCCAAACCAGAGTTACGGTGTACCTCAGAGTATTCCTTCTCAGTGGAATCATGGCCATCAGCCAAAATTTGTACCTCAACAGATCTATGGGCCTCAAGGGGCTGGGGATCATAGGGGTCCTGCACCTCCTGATAGCAACCTAGATGCGTGGGATAATTCCCAGGTTGGATGGGGTGATTCAATACGTTCACCTTTTCCTCGAAGAGACCAGAGAGGTGGTGCACCTCCAGAGCAAGGAGGCTTTGGAGGAGTTCAACATTATGGGTCTCAACAAGATGGAAGTTCTGAACAACAAACCTTTGGAGATCAACCACTGAGATATGGCCCCCCGTTTGGGCAGAACAATCCAAGGCCAGGAGGAAATCAGAATTTCCCACCGATAGAGCAGCAGGGCAACATGCAAGGGGGGGAGCAGAGGACTTATGCATCTAGTGGTACAATGGGAACAGATCAA GAGAGATACTAA
- the LOC114076090 gene encoding uncharacterized protein LOC114076090: MAVNSSSERETAGNGGAGSGTTSTTSFPAIDHNHPLYLQHTDTAGSSLISLQLTGSENYALWSRSFRIGLIGRSKLGFVDGRFPKSRFEPELHDLWEKCNAVVLSWIMNAVRPGLISSVVYASDARKVWMDLKERFDTVNGSRIFHLHREIHTLIQGTLSIADYHSRLRDLWDEYDSLMPCPSCPCPESKKFGEHCEYQRLLQFLMGLNESYSQPRSQILMMSPIPTLNKAYALLVDQEIQRNLSVGSSSSGVIEGTTLYSNRNGASTSRSSTGSLYSGSTSNSYSDNATHGYSSQSGGYSGGASSSSFGNKSRKFLLQCEHCGCRGHTKDQCYKIVGYPADFKSKRKPLKPGVYANQAEHVYSNDSEVRGNTTQSAGVTNANSQSGAFFTPDQYKQILQMLTTHGHDSTAQSSVNVAAVNDAGPLHWSGEGDW; the protein is encoded by the exons ATGGCAGTTAATAGTTCTAGTGAAAGAGAAACAGCTGGTAATGGTGGAGCTGGTAGTGGTACTACAAGCACAACTTCATTTCCAGCAATTGATCATAATCATCCACTCTATCTTCAACACACTGATACTGCAGGTAGCTCTTTAATTTCCTTACAACTCACTGGTTCTGAAAACTATGCCTTATGGAGTAGATCCTTCAGAATTGGGCTGATAGGTAGAAGCAAATTAGGATTTGTTGATGGAAGATTTCCTAAATCTAGATTCGAACCTGAATTACATGATCTGTGGGAGAAATGTAATGCAGTAGTACTAAGCTGGATAATGAATGCTGTCAGACCTGGTTTGATTAGTTCTGTTGTATATGCATCAGATGCAAGGAAAGTATGGATGGATTTGAAGGAACGATTTGATACTGTTAATGGATCTAGGATTTTTCACTTACATAGAGAGATTCACACTCTGATTCAAGGCACTTTGTCTATTGCTGACTATCATTCCAGATTGAGGGATCTTTGGGATGAGTATGACTCTCTAATGCCATGTCCTAGTTGTCCTTGTCCAGAGTCTAAGAAGTTTGGAGAGCATTGTGAATATCAAAGATTGTTGCAGTTTCTGATGGGATTAAATGAGTCCTATTCTCAACCTAGAAGTCAGATTCTAATGATGAGTCCTATTCCTACACTTAATAAAGCTTATGCACTCTTAGTTGATCAGGAAATTCAAAGAAATCTAAGTGTAGGTTCTAGCTCATCTGGTGTAATCGAAGGAACAACATTATATTCTAACAGAAATGGAGCAAGTACATCTAGAAGTTCTACAGGCAGTTTGTATTCAGGTTCTACAAGCAACTCTTATTCAGACAATGCTACACATGGATATAGTTCTCAAAGTGGAGGTTACAGTGGTGGTGCAAGTTCTTCATCTTTTGGCAACAAGAGTAGGAAGTTTCTCTTGCAGTGTGAACATTGTGGTTGCAGAGGTCACACCAAGGATCAGTGCTACAAAATTGTTGGTTACCCTGCTGATTTTAAGTCTAAAAGGAAACCTCTTAAGCCTGGAGTGTATGCAAACCAAGCTGAACATGTATATTCAAATGATTCTGAAGTTAGAGGAAATACTACTCAAAGTGCAGGAGTTACAAATGCAAATTCACAATCAGGAGCCTTCTTCACTCCAGATCAGTATAAGCAAATTTTGCAGATGTTAACTACTCATGGTCATGATTCTACAGCTCAGTCTTCAGTCAATGTAGCTGCTGTTAATGATGCAG GACCTCTCCACTGGTCAGGTGAAGGGGATTGGTAA